In a genomic window of Scyliorhinus torazame isolate Kashiwa2021f chromosome 5, sScyTor2.1, whole genome shotgun sequence:
- the LOC140419238 gene encoding uncharacterized protein, with product MEGKSIVHSAGKPYTCCVCGRGFNRPSDLTSHKCSHTEEKPWKCADCGKGFTYPSQLETHRRSHTGERPFTCSKCGKGFTRSSALSRHQQIHTGERPFTCPKCGKGFTQSSALSRHQQIHTGERPFTCSECEKGFSDSSNLQNHQRIHTGKRPFTCSECGKGFAISAHLLRHQKVHTDERPFKCPDCGTCYKSSGDLMSHQRVHTDERPFRCSHCGTGFRRSYHLTVHQRIHTEERPFTCAECGKGFTQSSALSTHLRVHTGERPFTCSECGKGFTTSPNLLRHQRGHKLRIQTVAWSHRT from the exons atggaaggaaaaagcatcgttcacagtgcggggaaaccatacacgtgttgtgtgtgtggacggggATTCAATCGACCATCagacctcacaagccacaaatgcagtcacacagaggagaaaccgtggaaatgtgcggactgtgggaaaggattcacttacccatcccagctggaaactcatcgacgcagtcacactggggagagaccattcacctgctccaagtgtgggaagggattcactcggtcatccgctctgtccagacaccagcaaattcacactggggagagaccattcacctgccccaagtgtgggaagggattcactcagtcatccgctctgtccagacaccagcaaattcacactggggagagaccattcacctgctcagagtgtgagaagggattcagtgattcatccaacctgcagaatcaccagcgaattcacactgggaagaggccgttcacctgctcagagtgtgggaagggatttgctatttcagcccacttgctgagacaccagaaagttcacactgatgagagaccgtttaaatgtccagactgcgggacgtgctataaaagttctggggatctgatgagccatcaacgtgttcacactgacgagagaccgttcaggtgctctcactgcgggactgggttcagacgatcatatcacctcactgtacatcagcgaattcacacagaggagaggccattcacctgcgccgagtgtgggaagggattcactcagtcatccgctctgtccacacacctgcgagttcacactggggagagaccattcacctgctcagagtgtgggaagggattcactacttcacccaacctgctgagacaccaacgaggccacaa ATTACGAATCCAAACAGTCGCTTGGTCACACcggacttga